The following are encoded in a window of Colletotrichum lupini chromosome 3, complete sequence genomic DNA:
- a CDS encoding GDSL-like Lipase/Acylhydrolase — MKVSQALSVVATAFTTVSAVPFSPFSAPQIRDAKPPYFLLTGDSTVAIGGGWGNGFLSFVESPADGKNYGKSGATTVSFRAQGIWDTVIGEVEANKDAFSPIVTIQFGHNDQKAAANISADQFQANLEKLANEVTAAGGTPILITSLTRRTFSGGKVIQNLETERLRAIAAAEAVGATYLDLNTASTNYINAIGNENGHKYDLASGDSTHLNAAGEVVFGRLVADLLLEKRTDLTAYIRENKALSDKIKAGEFATGDETD; from the exons ATGAAAGTCAGTCAAGCTCTTTCTGTTGTCGCCACGGCGTTCACGACAGTTTCCGCTGTTCCGTTCAGTCCATTCAGCGCACCTCAGATCCGCGATGCCAAGCCGCCCTACTTTCTCCTGACGGGCGATTCGACTGTTGCCATCGGCGGAGGTTGGGGAAACGGCTTCCTCTCATTTGTCGAGTCCCCGGCCGATGGAAAGAACTACGGCAAGAGTGGAGCGACGACTGTGTCGTTCCGGGCTCAGGGCATCTGGGACACCGTCATTGGCGAGGTTGAGGCGAACAAAGATGCGTTCAGCCCGATTGTCACGATTCAGTTCGGTCACAATGACCAAAAGGCAGCGGCAAACATCTCTGCCGACCAGTTCCAAGCGAATTTGGAGAAGCTAGCCAACGAGGTTACGGCTGCAGGCGGAACACCT ATTTTGATCACGTCACTTACACGCCGCACCTTCAGCGGCGGTAAGGTCATTCAGAACTTGGAAACTGAGCGCCTTAGAGCCATCGCCGCCGCGGAAGCCGTGGGCGCGACGTACCTCGACCTCAACACTGCCAGCACCAACTACATCAACGCCATCGGAAATGAGAACGGACACAAGTACGATCTTGCTTCGGGCGACTCTACGCATCTAAACGCTGCTGGAGAGGTTGTCTTCGGTCGCCTTGTTGCAGACCTTCTTCTCGAGAAGCGGACCGATCTTACTGCTTACATCAGGGAGAACAAGGCTCTCAGCGACAAGATCAAGGCTGGAGAGTTTGCGACGGGTGATGAGACTGATTGA